attatagaatgaaAGAGAACCCCCTGccatcaaagcagccccaacagatgtccatccagcctctacttaaaggAGACTCCACAGCACTCCCAGGCAGcatcatattccactgctgaatgttcttactgtcagggagttcttcctaatgtttaggtggaatatcttctcccaccatttgaatccattgctctctgtcctggtctccagagcagtagaaaacacaCTTGCCCCTTCTTCAATATGGCATCTTTTAAAATAGTTAAACGTGGTTATCATGTCCCattctctcagtcttcttttctccaggctaaacatccccagctcctgcAGCTGCTTGTCATTGGATCTGGTTTCCaaaccttagatcagtggttctcagcctttggctctccagttgttttgtacttccattcccagaaatcctggccaaTTTAacacctgttaggaattgtgggagctgaagtccaatacatctggaggaccaaaagttaagaaccactgcctaaGATTATATTGGTTGCCCTCCtaaggacacattccagcttgtcaatatcttcttGAATTTTGGAGCCCAGAATCAGACACTGTCTTCCTTGTCCAAATTACCAATTCCTTGTCCATTTCCCCCCCTCTAAAATAAAGAACTGTGTGAGAACTAAACGTCTTAAATCAATGTTGTGTGATAGTATGTTCAACACCAGCCACAATTGTAGAAATCACTGTTGTTCTGAATTTGTTCACCATGATATGAGTGTACAGGGGCCTGGCAAATAGAAGCTCGGACATGCTCCTCTAAGCATTGAGCCTGATAGGCCTAGACCATAATGTGAGTCTTAAAAAATGTTGTCCTCCAATCCTAAGTATGTTTGTTCAAAAGTTACTTCTGTTAATCTTCATGCGTTTAATTTGCAATGATTGTATTCTTATATCGCAAGTTAATTGGCTGCTGTTGTTTGTTTCAGTAAGTCACAGTTATTCAGAAGTCAGAGCAAAAACATTCTAATTTATAAGGCTCTTTCTGTTGTTTCCTGTGTGTCAGTTCAACTGACAGGTAAATGTGGTGTGTAGTATGTCTATTATGAGTTTGAAGAAAGGTGACTTTTTTCATCTGAGGATAAAAATTTGCCAGTGTAGTATGACATGCAGAATGATATATGTATTCAGATTGGATTCAGGATATGGATCTCTGAAGTATATACTGCAACACCATGTTTTGCTTTAGCTGTCTGTTTCTGTGAGTGCCTGTAGCACTCACAGAAACAATATTATGACAGCACTGAGAATCTGAGATAAATTCTAGTAGTAAGGTGTTATTTTCCAATATAGATAGTTGTGCCCACTCTGTTGCAGTTTAAGATCTCTTATAGCTTCCTTGAGAAACATAAACACGTTTTTGCACATAGTTTTAACATCTTCAGCTATAAAGCCTAATTTTTTTGAAACTAAAATGTGCTTCTCTAATTGTTCTTACTGCTGAAAAACTGTATTAATCTTATGTATAGTTGCCAGGGAGGAGTTGAAGTATGGCTGAATTTTATTAtctaatgataaaaataatagtagAAGAAAGGAGTCTGTTCAGGATTTTAGTGGAATGATTACATAATTGTGTGTTTGCCTACTTGATTACGATTGGAACCCAACTTTTTTTCTCTGTCTTTAACACAGGGAAGATGTGGCTTGTGATTTGCAGGCAGCACCCCTAATCCTTTTGTGTGTGCGTGCCGTTACCTCCATAAAGCTTTTTTCTATGGAGTGCATAAAATTGCCCCAAAACTTGAAATGCTATTTGTCAAGAtttccaaaagtggcagattaaaAAGTATACATCAAAATAAAAGCCAGATGCGATGTCCAGTCAAGTTTGTTCAGCCAGTTTTGCAATTACTAGACATTCCATTTATCTCTGGTGTTGAAAATGGTTCACTGTGGGAATTCCTCACCCTTGATTTAACAGAAACTTCACAAGCATCCTCTTCATTGCTTTAAGGATTGGGAATTTTCTTTTTCAATACAATACTTGAAATTTCTTCCAGGTTTTCAGGCATTGTTGGCAAAAGAGGTCATGCAGTTTTCTAGGATGACATTATTATGCACAGTAATCCCCATGGCAGTGTCAGGTTGGATTTTCTAATTTGATCTATTTAGAAGAAGATTCATCTAATTAATGAATATTCCATACCACAATGTTTAAGGGAAGTGTGGATTACAGTTTAGTGAGAGTCCTAACAGACAACAAGACTTGGAATAATTGAGAATATTTATCTTTCTTGATACTTGTTATGTTTTTCTAATGTTTGGGCATAATTGTACAGCTGTTTTGGAGAACACTGCTAAGGTGCCCTTTTACCCTCCTAGCACAACGGTGTAGGTAACGCTCGGCAGCTCTGTACTGACTGACAGGTGTGATGGCGAGCTAAGATGATCTAATTGAAGGACTCCCTATACCGTTATATAGTGGGCAACATTCCCCTTGCAGCTCCCAGGCTCGTGTAACGGTTGCAGTCTTCTATCCCTTCACCCAGGTGGGCAAGCGGAGAGGGGGCAGCAAGCTAGCCCTGAAGACAGGAGTGGTAGCCAAGAAACAAAAGACAGAGGATGAGGTAAGTTGATGTGAGCTTCATGGTATGCATATGGAATGACTAGCTGATAGGGTTGTAACATGTTCAAGTGAAAGCAGCAGTGCCTTGGCGTCCATTCCAGCAAAATTTAGAAGGTGAAGCTGTCTAGGCTTGACATTTTTGTCACTGCTTGATTTGTTTTCctaagtcagccctccacattcgctGGGGTTAGGGATACAGAACCCTGTGAAACTGAAAAACCCTGAATAAAtaatctgctttttttttttacttgagaaaGTACTTAAGAATGTTTTGGTCTTTCAACACAACAGTGTGGTCAGTGTTGGCTGGAAGCTGAAAATAGAATCACAtttgaggacctagaaattcctagagaggcgtTCTGCATAGAAATGTCTAGGTCCCCCAGCATGACTGGAGTAAGCTGACCATAGAGTAACACTGAGGATCAAAGTTTCCtggagataacattttaaatcaaattccgtgaataattaaatccacaaaagtcaaattcACACATGTGGAGAGATGACTATATCAGCATCTTTTGTGGGGACTTCGATTACTTTGTCAGTTTAAGCTTGTTCAACCCTGTGTCTGGAACTGGTGTCAGAGGAACATAATACAAAGGATTTTGGATTGCTCCTCTGCACCATCCAGGCAATGTGTGTTCCTCCAGGTATTGTtgaactgcaagttccatcagTATTTGACAACATAACCAATGGCTGATCTGATGGAAATTCCTCTTCAACAGTTTCTGGAGAGCTATGTGTTTCCTACCCTGGAGAGATGGGGGAGTTAGGGAGCACAATTATGTCACTTaaatttcctccctcctttggaTTACCAAGTAATGCTGTAATGAATCATTACTTCCTACTCTTCCCTATTCAAAGTTTTTCAGATTAGAACTACTACATGAGTCTGCAAGTCTAACAGAgacatatttgtttttatttcaccTGTTCAAGTTGCAACCAAGAGGCTAGGTCACATATTCTGTTTTTTACAAATAAGGGGCCAAGCTATCAGGGGACTGAAGAATTTGATGTCTTCCCTATTTGTAAAATATATTTAGGGAGGTTAAAGCAGCAACATACATGACATGGTTTTTGTCTTTACAACTACCTAGTTTAGTAGGTTGGGCTGATATATggtaatacaataaaacaatctcTGTCCTAGAATTcgctgggtttttttaattgatgTCTGGGAGAGTTGATGTGCTGAGTATGGTATTCTTCTGAATACAGATATTCTCCACATGTATCCAGGTCTTCCTCATATGTAACCTTTCGtacttcctcccctttcttcttttgtaGGTTTTGACAAGTAAAGGAGATGCATGGGCCAAGTATATGGCTGAAGTGAAAAAATACAAAGCCCACCAGTGCAGTGACGATGATAAAACCCGCCCGTTGGTGAAATAACTTTCCTCTCCAACCTGGACTGTCTCTGATGTACATAATTATTTAAAACGTCAAAGGAGAATAGCTCTTTCCCATTGACTGAATGCTGCATGGCAGCAAGTGACTTGCCATACTTTTATATTTGGGGATTTAGAGCCTCCTTCGCTGGTTCATTTGTTGTTTTCTTATTCTTTCTTCTGAGAACAAGACTTTGGCCTAGTTACAAGATTTGATTTTTGTATCTGTAACCCCCCTCCCTCTCAAAATAGTGGAATTGGTCTGATGTATTTTCCCCCGAATCACCAGACAATGTACCTTGCTCTTTTTTTGCAAGTGTGTTGTCAATTGACGTTCAAAGGTGAACTTAACATGGTCCCAACTAGCCAATCTGCACTGCAGGCAGTAGTCATCCCTGAGCACTTTGTTACAGTCACCTGTCCATGATGAAAGATTAGTGGCACTGGTGCTTTCTGATGTGCTTTGTATCTTGCAGTTCTGTGACTGCGGTTTTTCCTACGTCCTTTTGTCTTTGCCCTGTTTTATTATATATTGCAGTTGGTTATGTGGTTTCATCCTCAGTTCCAGTTTCTGTTGCTTAAACCTGGCCTCCAGCTGTGCATGTTCTAATCTAAAATGAGTTGATTTTGCCAATCTGCTAGCAAAGAAACTAGTAACTTGGTCAATACCAAAACCAAGTGTTGGAGaaattgcctaaaattactacagtAAAAATATGCCCTGAAATGACTACAACCCCAGATGTCATGATACTTGTTCCTCTTTTTGATTTCTAAAATTTGTGGCTTAATTTCTTGGGCTGTCAAACCCAAGTGGAGTTCATGGCCACTGGTTTGAAAGTGTGCTTGCTGCATGCATGGGATCTCTCTTCCCCTTTACTTTCcagtcttctttctttcttgccttcctttcccttttgtttcaTTCTTTCAGTATATCCCAATTTGATTCCTCAGTTTCTACGACACAGAACTGAAATTTAAACCCTTGTTGCAAGTTATATTAATTTAGTCATGGAGAGTAACTAAGTTTGACAACTTCATAAAAAGGTCTCAGTACATTCCTAGCAATTGGACTGAAATGAAGGAATGAGACTACTATTGAGATCATAACGTAGCATTATTTGGCTTCTGATCTTTGTGCCGAAAAACAATTACAGTTCAGATCGAAATCTTTTCCTATTTGTGCAAACTCCTTTTAGTGAGAGAAGCTGTTTGTAGTCTGGAAGAATGCAGATAAAATACTAGTACCTGACTCTAGAGCTATATTCAATATGTGATAGTCCTAGGGAATCATTGTACACTGAAGGAAGGCCTGCCGAGGTTTTATTTTACCATCTGAGGTGCCTAAATTAACATTAAATAAGTGTTTATCCGTGCAAGCCAGATATTTATGTAATATTCCTTCTTTCTGAAAGTCACAGCTTTCTACAAATTAGAACAATTTTGGTACTTATGTAGGATACTTAAAGATTCTTGAGGCAAAGACAACAGTGCTCTTtaattgaatcctgggatttcttccAGTGTAAGCTCTCCTCAGAACCTTCCTTTCGAATGTGTGGGAAGCAGTATGATCTGCCTGAAATCACGTATTCAGTAGGAAATATTGGAACGGATTTCTGTGTATGCAAGTCTAAAGGCATGTGGGCACATCAGCAAGTTTGGAAGCCTTGACCATCTGGCACAATCTTTTGCATGTCTAACTGTGTGCATGCAAGCACCTATTTCCGACATTCTTGCTAAGTGCATGTTGGGGCTTGATGAAATCATCACATATCTACCCCTGCAGTGTATTTATACTGAGGTAATGTCTGAAAGGGGCTCAGAGTTGTCATATGAGAGACTGCTTGCCATTGGAAACCCAAAGCAGCTCCAAAGATTTAAACGTTTCACTGGTATCTGGTTTCTAGCCAGCTTTAAAAGGTGGTGGTTTGCTTCCTTGTTCTATGTTTGATCAAGCTCCCTTCTATATTGTTTTTGGCCACCACAGTCCAGCTTAAGAGTTCTGATAAATCATTCTTAAtactaactttttaaaataaatttttgtTGTGGATACTGCTTTTGTCAACCATCTTTTTTCTTGTATGTTAGAGATAGCCTTTCCTGCTGCTCAGAAGTGTCTTAGAATTGTTAATTATTGATGTAAATATTACATCCAAAAATCCTAGGCaagtatatttttgtgtgtggcaGGGATGGGAGTTACATGGTActccagatgctgttgaactgCCACTTCTTGCATCTCCCACCTCGCTCTGTGCTGGCTGGGTCCTGATGAGACTTGCAGTTAATCAGCTTGAGGGCAACAGACTTCCTACCACTGCTTTATGGAGTAAAGAGAATTACTTCACATAAAATATTGTGTTAATCAGTTTGAAACAGACAGATATGGGATTTTTTCCCATTTAGGCTTGTACAGTTTTATGGAAAAATATTTACCTTTTAATCTACACAAGCTACCTAGTCAATGTTGATTTAAGTGCTCAAATGTTAAAAGTATAACTGCACTCTGGTTAGACAATTCTAAAATCATTATTGTGTGGCTCTCAGGATAAAAGTTAATTACACTTTTATAGTCCATTTACTGTGCTGGAAATGGGTATTATCAAAAGTAATCCATTTCCAGCATGATAAATGGATTATTTCTGATCACATGTGGAATATGAAAACAGTTCCTTTCATAGCGATTAAACTCAGACTTGGAATAATTACTTCGAAATACAATACATTACTTAATTATTTTTACAAGAAATGTGTTACTGATTATTAACATAATACACTATTGTATTCATGCTTGAAGAAGAGCAAACACTTATGTAGTAGTACTTATGAAGTGCTTCTACTAGTGTTAGGGAGTGGCGGGAGGACTCCAATCAGTTGCCTTTTGactgaaaataataaaatgttgaaAATCTAATTGTTTGAAAAAGTATAAAATTGTGTAAATTCTTCATATTCAATTTCTAGTACGACACAAGTTCAGAGTCCTGCTCTACATACTAAACTCTACTAAGCTGAGGTCATAGCAACTGCTTTTTTGGTACATTAGTTTTTGGCTGCTAGAGGGCTTTTTTGAAACTTAAATAAGGTCTTTATCTAGCTGTTCCTCTTGTCCACCTTGTGCATTTCCCTGTCCTGTAACAATAAGCAAAATGGCtagaaatataaatatgtaattgtTACCAATAGACCACATGACTCATTGGAAGAATTTCATCACTTTTGGTGACTGAATTACCAAAGGAAAAAGTGTAACTTCCATCAAGCATTCCAGGTATTGAGCACCTTACTTGGGTTACAATGATAGTTAGGAGCATCCTGTAAATTCAGCAGTTGCTTCACCACCACCCCCGGccccacaaacatatatatataccaaGGGATTGTAAGCAATCTGTTTTATTTCCATTTGTATTCCATCAGTTTTGTTTTCAAGTGCTAGATCCTTGTTAAGGACAATACATAATCAGAAAAGCACTTCCACGCCTCTCCACTTGCAAGGCAATAAACAGAGCATGACTAAGAGAAGCCATCCCAAAGAGTGGGCCAGCCGCATGGCACTAACTAGTACACTGCACTAGCAGTTTCCTATGGGACAAGAGTCTTCACTTCAATTTGTGTAAGGCGAACAGAGTAAATGGTGGGTAACAAATAAGAATTCCTTCACCCTTTGAAAAAGTGTAATCATATGCCTTTAGCCATAGTCAGTCTTATAGAAGGCGGTTTCATTGTACTGAAGAAACAACTTTctataaaaaaatgttatttacaaTTCGCTTGTCCACCTCTCACCTTACAAGCATGCCAAGAAATGGTTTTAGAAGTATCAATACCGTGGTTGTGAAGAGTGTTACCAAGAGGTAGAAAATGATTGTGAGAAACTTCCCCCAAAATTGAGTTAACTGCAATTATATCAGAATTGAGAGTGGGAAAGTACTCTGTTCCCTCTAAATCTCATTCATGTGACCAGATATAACATACTGATGCTGTGGATTGGTATAAACTTCAGTACATGAGCAGGGAATCTGCTTGTGCCATAAAATCTTCAGAAGTGCCAAGCTGCACTTCCTCAGAATGGATAAAAATTCCCCCTCTAATtgagaaaaaataattaaaagcagAAGAGAGCAAAGGAAGAGTGTATCCTTCACTCTTAGCTGAAATGCCAACCTCTAAACAGAAGCACTCTGCCTCCAAAACAACAGGATCAAATCAGCTTCTTGCCCCAATCATATCCCTGTTTCATGCTGCCCCACAAAGGAGGAGAGGAGCTAGTTTTTTCCACTTCAACATGGCTGCTCCTGAAAGAATCCCCAGAGTGAACAGGATCTAACAAACCAACTGCCTGATTTCAATGAAGCACTAATCTTGGTGGGATGAAAAGGAGAATGCTTTCAAAAAACTCTGCCAACTATAATAcctcaccccattctgccacaacCCCCTTTAGATGTTTCCAGCGAGATTTCATTTGTCCTCACCAGGTGTGGGGGGTGGGAAAGTGAAAAATCCCATGCAGCTCCCTAGGAAAAACGTACTTGCAGATTCCATGGAGATTTAGAAAAGTGGGGCAGGGGAACAGCTTCAAAGAACaatcttaaaaatccaaaaatgatGGGTGGAATAGAAGGACAACTCCAGCCTTCACCCCACTCACCCTCCTCATACAAAGCGCAAATATGATACGTCAGCCTTTATCACAGCCAGCGGAACCCGAATGGCTGCGTGTTGTCCTTGGGCCTGGGAGCAGATTCTTTGCCGTAGGATTCTTTGGTGTATCCCAGAATGTGCAAATAATAGTGTGCCGCCTCCCCCACAGCCACAGCCTGGAAGCATTAACATGAGCAGGGCACGCAGCCACCTCAGTTAGTTTCATAGGAGGACAGCAGAGCAGCGTCAACTGGCTCCATGCAGGAGGGACACGTGAAGGATCGCATCAGCCAGTCGTCAATGCAATGTACGTGGTAGATGTGCAGGCAGGGCAGGAACCGGATGGGGTCGCCATATACAAAATCCAACATGCAGATCACACACCTGGAGTCAGGAAGACACAAATAAAATGGCCTCATTAATATAGAAAACTTACAATGGCTTTTTAAACCTTCCCTGCCACCTTTACATCTCCAGCTACAACATGTACTGCTGTGCCAATATAGAATAAGCCAGGTACCATCCTAGTCTATACTTCTTTTAGgaattgttggactgcaagtcccagcagccTTGCTAGTGCAACCAATGGTGTAGATCTACCTGAGCCACGGGTCACTGACATCTGAAAGACTACATAATTTCTGCCCCTGCTCTTTAGTATAACACAATtagtaaatacaaataaatgtaaAGCATAAgtctgtttttaaaacattttagtaTATTCAAACTAGCAAAGTGCCTTAGAAAAGGTGTGGTTTTAATTTAGgctaaaaatatgttttctgcagAAATGGGTTAGGCAATacatttctgtaattttttcaaAGGCAAACTGCTGCTCATCATCAAGCCAGTGAGGTACCCATGTTTTTCATGCACCAATTAGCTAATACAATGTGATCTCTGTATATGCAGAGGAGGGGCATTCCAAAGATCCCCGTCACCCAAAAATCTAAAACCTTGTATAATAATTAATTCTATATTTTGATTATCTTTGGCTGGATCCATACCATGAAACTGCACTGgtggacctagagaggcccacaaacgcTTCTAAGAAGAAATATTTTTTGGCATGTGAGCAAAAGAATCCATGGACATTGAATCTGTAGATAAAGGAGTCGTACTGCAATTAATGTTTGGGTCTGCAGGACCTCAGAATAAAGGCAGTGCATTGCATGAGGAAAACATACTCTTTGATTTTCTTTTCTGATGGCTCTGAGCCCGGATCAAagatccctttgggaagatgttGAATTAGCCCAATCCTCTGAGCGATACGGATCTGCTCCTCTTCAGTTAGCTGGGTAGCAAGACGCGTCTGGCTGGGTGTTGGGTGATACACAGGGATAGGTGCATGTTCCTGCAAAGACAGAAAAGCAAGCGGATGACTGCATGCTGGTCTTGTCACCAGCCAGGAATCAAATTGAGTTATTCACAAATAGTAATCTAACAAAAAATAATGTCATTTCTTAGCAGATTAACATAGCATTTCAAAAGATATAATTCAATCAGAGTATTCATACTCATCAGGAAGCAACTGATTTACATGTGAATTATAAGCTCGTTTGTTTTCTATATGCTCAGATTTTAAGATCCCTGAAGGAACAATTAACTCAGGTCTTCCACACACATCTTCCAATGGGGGATATAGCTGGACAAATAATGGGTTGGGAGGTTCAGTAATATATATTTATCATGCTGAGATTATATCCCAGTTCTTTTCACACAGCAATATGTCTTTCACTTCTGGATTcattcttgggccccttccacacagctgtataaaatccaattTGAACCGGATtacatagcagtgtggactcataattcagttcaaagcagatattgtggagtatctgtcttgatattctgggttacatggctgtgtgtaAGGACCGTTGGTCCCTTAAATGGCCAGTGATACCAAAGAGTACTCCCCAAGAAGAGGTCAAAATTAAAGAAACATAACACTGGTTGGAAATGGTGCTCTATTGAGTTCACTATTTCATCTGAGAATGGCCAGCTGAAAGCTGCAAGACGTTCAAAAGCAGAGCATGAGAGTAATATCACCTCCCCATTTTTTGGCATCCAATATTATCTGACATTCTGTCTTATGTAGTTTTTAAACAGGCAGTCACACCACACAAAGCTGCCTTTGTGTGTATAGtaggccctccacttttgtgggggttGGGGATATACAATCTCTGTGAGAGtagaaaaaacaaataataaaaaatcaacaCTTTTCTTAaccagagagaacacctctctctAAGACCTCCACCCaatttctgctggaagctgaccatagaattgcaccgaagggcctacaaatgcctagaaaaaTATCTtctgtaggaatctctaagtcctccagtgtgattttattGCACACATCCAGTGGAAGTTGAGCATAGAATTGTGATAgaggagctagagattcctagagtgaacatattaatcaaatccacaaataatcaaatttgcaaaaggcAAACTTACAAATATGGAGGTTCAATTGTAATTCTAATCTTGAAAAGAAAAGCAAGCTATTGGATTTCATGGTACACTGAAGCAATTATTTAAATGgagtattttaaattttttactaATCTGTTGCCTATCAATTTCAGCtgctaattttaattattttatagttACTGCGAATAATCTCTTCTGTCTTTTGTAGGGTCCACTCTGGTACTTTAAGGAGGGTGGAAATGTATTATTTCATTCCAGTCCCTTATGTTAGTGTAACTGATATACCATCTGCATTGCTCATTCCTCCCATAAGGTTTCAAAGAAGGCTACGGCAATGCatagaaacaatcaaggccagttaacacctcccaacaaaggattcccccaggcaggaagcagccagtctttgaagctgcaagaccattcagtgctaatcaaggtgtccaaatgcaacattcacacctgcctcaaacagacaagagttctttctcccaccctggacattccagatatataaatctcacttgcctagtttccaacagacctcatcatctctgccatagatgaaggtgaaacatcaggagagaatgcttctggaacatgcccagaaaattcacagcgaCCCATAGCTCTTTTACTTTAATCTTCCCAGCCTCATCTTATTTCTTACATTGGTGTCTCCACTTTGAAGAATGCTGCCTTTCAAGTAAGGCAACATGAACAGAAACATGGCAGTGCTCCAGAAATAGTCCCAGGAATCAAAAATCACAGGTCAGAGGGACATAAGACAACTGTTTGAGACCAAAAGATCTACAATATTTAGGGTATCTACTTCCTTGAATGCCACAGGCTGGGCTCAGTGTATTCTTCGGATCCACAAGGAAAGGT
This genomic interval from Anolis sagrei isolate rAnoSag1 chromosome 2, rAnoSag1.mat, whole genome shotgun sequence contains the following:
- the LOC132768745 gene encoding RING finger protein 11-like translates to MGGCLSSQAADDLSLLNDSTGDGASLGPGDPPPMAPPPFPAPPPPYQEHAPIPVYHPTPSQTRLATQLTEEEQIRIAQRIGLIQHLPKGIFDPGSEPSEKKIKECVICMLDFVYGDPIRFLPCLHIYHVHCIDDWLMRSFTCPSCMEPVDAALLSSYETN